The Geovibrio ferrireducens genome window below encodes:
- a CDS encoding cache domain-containing protein, producing MIFTSIQQKIFFYAVLLFFGILTLSSIALYFIIKIELRDRISEQINIYADSLADMVKISVDSASEQYLKGVLLERSSVLESMRENGADRSSMLETASKPPFKDASVSIRDKDGQLLVYGIASENASCGKTSLITERFARDGVHYISGTYTIPSSGWCITVAVPSASFRDILEVEEVRDAILSKKFGKSGYAYVIDSSGNVLIHPLIENTNVYNEADMNGRYFIREMIQKKNGDTYYPWKNPGETAFREKVASHRYIPQLDWIVASSSYLDEIYLPLFRLKVYLTAVFLISVITVIPLTVWLSANITGPIKELTLAIERGGTNIRLTRKTEDETGRLIDHFNRHMETIDDYRLKLEQDLQDKLRAENALKKSLEAEKAVSDISAGFISFSSMPTDEIFRSSLIKFSILIGASRAAVYKRTPDRCKMLYRYDPSNSPLGTEECKAFSRWLFERTAEEPEFFVGSVWQSNESQSAMHFLKSRRTVSAAASSMSIEQENDSVILFEFEEQMTYAEYENILPTLRLFKNIFDGAMKRVMWEDSLQKAYDQMEKKVQERTAELTDKTVLLEEFSKNLEKRVQEETEKHRTQEQLLVQQSKMAAMGEMIGSIAHQWRQPLNALALLIQDIEEAHFCGEINDKYITSTVSDAMKQINHMSVTIDDFRNFFRPSKQKTKINVPSAVLEVISLMASQISNNSISVDFSCGAERGKSDCDIYVDGYFNEFKHVIMNILNNAKDEIVKVQNREQRSGLISISVTSENGIVRISVKDTGEGIPAEFSDRIFEPYFTTKNPDKGTGIGLYMAKVIIENNMGGRLYALNREEGGAEFIIELEETEPDDISQG from the coding sequence GTGATTTTTACAAGCATACAGCAAAAAATATTTTTCTACGCCGTTCTCCTGTTCTTCGGCATACTGACTCTGAGCAGCATTGCGCTGTATTTCATAATAAAAATTGAACTCAGGGACAGAATATCCGAACAGATTAACATCTATGCCGACAGTCTGGCGGACATGGTGAAAATCTCTGTGGACAGCGCTTCGGAACAATACCTCAAAGGGGTTCTGCTTGAGCGTTCCTCTGTCCTTGAATCAATGCGCGAAAACGGCGCAGACCGTTCTTCAATGCTGGAAACAGCTTCCAAACCGCCTTTTAAGGATGCCTCTGTAAGCATAAGGGATAAAGACGGGCAGCTTCTGGTTTACGGCATCGCCTCCGAAAATGCCTCCTGCGGAAAAACCTCCCTCATCACCGAACGTTTCGCAAGGGACGGCGTGCACTATATTTCAGGAACTTATACAATCCCCTCATCCGGCTGGTGCATAACCGTGGCTGTTCCCTCCGCCTCTTTCAGGGATATTCTTGAGGTTGAAGAGGTCAGGGACGCCATTCTCTCAAAAAAATTCGGCAAAAGCGGTTACGCATATGTGATAGATTCATCGGGCAACGTCCTTATCCACCCTCTTATCGAAAACACGAACGTGTATAACGAAGCGGATATGAACGGCAGGTACTTCATCCGCGAAATGATACAGAAAAAAAACGGCGACACATATTACCCATGGAAAAACCCCGGTGAAACTGCCTTCCGGGAGAAAGTCGCCAGCCACAGATATATCCCGCAGCTTGACTGGATAGTTGCCTCCTCCAGCTATCTGGATGAGATATACCTGCCGCTTTTCAGGCTCAAGGTTTATCTCACCGCTGTCTTTCTCATTTCAGTCATTACGGTTATCCCGCTTACAGTGTGGCTCAGTGCAAATATCACCGGCCCCATAAAGGAGCTTACGCTGGCAATAGAAAGGGGCGGCACAAACATCCGCCTCACAAGAAAAACCGAAGATGAAACAGGCAGACTGATTGATCACTTCAACAGACATATGGAAACCATAGACGACTACAGGCTTAAGCTTGAGCAGGATCTGCAGGATAAGCTGCGCGCCGAAAACGCACTGAAAAAGAGCCTTGAGGCGGAAAAAGCGGTCAGCGACATCTCTGCTGGATTCATAAGCTTTTCATCCATGCCCACGGATGAAATATTCCGCAGTTCACTGATAAAATTCAGCATACTTATAGGCGCATCCAGAGCGGCGGTTTACAAAAGGACACCGGACCGCTGCAAAATGCTTTACAGGTACGATCCGTCCAATTCACCCCTTGGAACTGAGGAGTGCAAGGCGTTCAGCAGGTGGCTGTTTGAGCGCACGGCGGAAGAGCCCGAATTCTTTGTCGGTTCAGTATGGCAAAGCAACGAAAGCCAGTCGGCCATGCATTTTCTGAAAAGCAGACGCACCGTATCCGCTGCCGCATCCTCCATGAGCATTGAGCAGGAGAACGATTCTGTAATCCTTTTTGAATTTGAGGAGCAGATGACCTACGCGGAATATGAAAATATTCTGCCTACTTTAAGGCTCTTCAAGAACATTTTTGACGGAGCCATGAAGCGGGTAATGTGGGAGGACTCCTTACAGAAGGCCTATGACCAGATGGAGAAGAAGGTGCAGGAACGCACTGCGGAACTCACTGATAAAACTGTGCTGCTTGAGGAGTTTTCCAAAAACCTTGAAAAAAGGGTTCAGGAGGAAACAGAAAAACACCGCACACAGGAGCAGCTTCTGGTTCAGCAGTCAAAAATGGCGGCAATGGGGGAAATGATAGGTTCCATAGCCCACCAGTGGCGGCAGCCGCTCAACGCACTTGCGCTTCTCATTCAGGACATTGAAGAGGCGCACTTCTGCGGTGAAATAAATGATAAATACATAACCTCCACCGTGTCCGATGCAATGAAGCAGATAAATCATATGTCTGTGACCATTGACGATTTCCGCAATTTTTTCCGGCCGAGCAAGCAGAAAACAAAAATCAACGTACCCTCAGCCGTGCTTGAGGTCATATCCCTCATGGCATCGCAGATCTCCAACAACTCCATCAGCGTGGATTTCTCCTGCGGCGCGGAAAGAGGAAAATCAGACTGTGATATATATGTAGACGGCTATTTCAATGAATTTAAGCATGTGATCATGAATATACTGAACAACGCCAAGGATGAGATAGTCAAGGTGCAGAACAGAGAACAGAGAAGCGGGCTGATAAGTATCTCCGTAACCTCGGAAAACGGCATAGTCCGCATATCAGTGAAAGATACTGGTGAAGGCATACCCGCCGAGTTTTCAGATAGAATTTTCGAACCGTACTTCACCACCAAAAACCCTGACAAAGGGACGGGAATAGGCCTTTATATGGCTAAGGTGATAATCGAAAATAATATGGGCGGCAGGCTGTACGCGCTGAACAGGGAGGAAGGGGGAGCGGAATTCATTATAGAGCTTGAAGAAACAGAGCCGGACGACATATCTCAGGGCTGA
- a CDS encoding DUF2325 domain-containing protein, with protein MTVSIVGGLDRLEKDYINAGKILGVKTKVILKKQTHIADILENSDAIVLLTSNIAHGVASKARNISKQKNVPLFQIHNCSVKSVEGTIEKCIRLFDNGECQGDCINCSQYTKNV; from the coding sequence ATGACAGTTTCAATAGTAGGCGGGCTGGACAGGCTTGAAAAGGACTACATAAACGCAGGTAAGATCCTCGGCGTGAAAACCAAGGTTATTCTCAAGAAGCAGACCCACATAGCGGACATTCTGGAAAACAGCGATGCCATAGTTCTTCTTACTTCTAACATAGCCCACGGAGTTGCCAGCAAAGCGAGAAATATCTCCAAACAGAAGAACGTTCCCCTTTTTCAGATTCACAACTGCAGCGTGAAAAGTGTTGAGGGAACCATCGAAAAATGTATCCGTCTGTTTGACAACGGCGAATGTCAGGGCGACTGCATAAACTGCAGCCAGTATACAAAAAATGTATAA
- a CDS encoding PAS domain S-box protein, which yields MIKLTDGNNPGGIGADIINYVAEKENLQINYITSTWDGCLEMLDTGEADLIFPIAFSHERAAVYHFNDETVLTNWGQIYSGEKEKITSIPDLQGKKIAVIESDIYFKSDQGLKNLVKSFNIDATFVYAESYREIIEAVDSGRADAGLLNRLFGQLNENSYNVRRTPILIHPIEIRFGMPKSKQKSLVLSVMIDKHIAAMKNSKDSVYHKSLDKWMGVKEKSGFPSTLRLIIIALSTPLVLLFLISLFLEKKVKRKTGELSEINSLLIKEIEDRKQAEEKLRNSEEKYSSLFQTSADPIIIMDSAGVIQDANNAVERQIGYTCEELKNRKITYLFPEFELDENMPNLIKEGRQHLEKELYRKNGDKFDAEIATNSFTAGERIFVQIVIRDITVRKKTQQILAQKKKDLEKRVQEEVEHNRIQEQMLMQQSKLAAMGQMINAIAHQWRQPLTTIGLYVQDVEDAFEYGELNMDYIAQFRDHCMEQIAYMSKTIDDFRNFFKPDKEKEIFDICEVMREVLSLINPQLINNNIELKIFYGEHAVVLKPGGMELPSQIKCVTSYGYPNEFKQVLLNLISNARDAIIESRSAGSSESGLIRLIVEPEGDLVKLTLEDNGCGIPDEISDRIFEPYFSTKEEGQGVGIGLYMSKIIIENNMEGRIYTNRCEKGASFTIELKQWKIGKVPPLTN from the coding sequence ATGATAAAACTTACAGACGGCAATAATCCTGGCGGCATAGGGGCGGATATTATAAACTACGTGGCGGAAAAGGAAAATCTGCAAATAAACTACATAACCTCAACATGGGACGGCTGCCTTGAGATGCTTGACACCGGCGAGGCTGATCTCATTTTCCCCATTGCTTTCTCACATGAAAGAGCGGCTGTTTACCATTTCAACGATGAAACAGTTCTCACCAACTGGGGGCAGATCTACTCCGGAGAAAAGGAGAAAATAACCTCCATACCCGATCTTCAGGGCAAGAAAATAGCCGTTATCGAATCCGACATATACTTTAAAAGCGATCAGGGGCTCAAAAACCTTGTCAAATCCTTCAATATAGACGCAACATTCGTTTACGCCGAAAGCTACCGCGAAATAATAGAAGCTGTCGATTCCGGCAGGGCAGATGCCGGGCTTCTGAACAGGCTTTTCGGACAGCTTAATGAAAACAGCTACAACGTCAGGCGTACCCCCATTCTCATACACCCCATAGAAATCCGCTTCGGGATGCCCAAGAGCAAGCAGAAAAGTCTGGTTCTTTCGGTTATGATCGACAAACACATAGCCGCAATGAAAAACAGCAAGGACTCAGTTTACCACAAGTCACTTGATAAATGGATGGGAGTAAAAGAGAAGAGCGGCTTTCCCTCCACCCTGCGGCTGATAATCATAGCCCTGAGCACCCCCCTTGTTCTCCTGTTTCTTATCAGCCTGTTCCTTGAAAAAAAGGTCAAAAGAAAGACGGGCGAACTCAGCGAAATCAACAGCCTGCTCATTAAAGAAATTGAAGACAGAAAACAGGCGGAGGAAAAGCTCCGCAACAGCGAGGAAAAGTACAGCAGCCTTTTCCAGACCTCGGCAGATCCCATCATCATCATGGATTCCGCAGGGGTGATTCAGGATGCCAACAACGCAGTGGAGAGGCAGATAGGCTACACCTGCGAAGAACTGAAAAACAGGAAAATAACTTACCTTTTCCCTGAGTTTGAGCTTGATGAAAATATGCCTAATCTCATCAAAGAGGGCAGACAGCATCTGGAGAAAGAGCTTTACCGCAAGAACGGCGACAAGTTTGATGCGGAAATCGCAACCAACTCATTCACCGCAGGGGAAAGGATATTCGTTCAGATAGTCATAAGGGATATTACAGTCCGCAAAAAAACACAGCAGATACTTGCGCAGAAGAAGAAGGATCTGGAAAAACGTGTTCAGGAAGAGGTTGAACATAACCGGATTCAGGAGCAGATGCTTATGCAGCAGTCCAAGCTGGCGGCCATGGGGCAGATGATAAACGCCATCGCCCATCAGTGGAGACAGCCCCTGACCACAATCGGGCTCTATGTGCAGGATGTGGAGGACGCTTTTGAATATGGCGAGCTGAACATGGACTACATTGCCCAGTTCAGGGATCACTGCATGGAGCAGATCGCCTATATGTCTAAAACCATTGATGATTTCCGCAACTTCTTCAAACCGGATAAGGAAAAGGAAATATTCGACATATGTGAGGTCATGCGTGAGGTGCTCTCGCTGATAAACCCGCAGCTTATCAACAATAATATAGAGCTTAAGATTTTCTACGGCGAACATGCGGTTGTGCTCAAACCCGGCGGCATGGAACTGCCCAGCCAGATAAAATGCGTTACCTCATACGGCTACCCTAACGAATTTAAGCAGGTTCTGCTCAACCTCATATCAAACGCCAGAGATGCCATAATAGAATCCAGAAGCGCAGGCTCCTCAGAATCAGGCCTCATAAGGCTTATAGTCGAACCCGAAGGGGATCTGGTGAAACTGACTCTTGAAGATAACGGCTGCGGCATACCGGACGAGATAAGTGACAGAATCTTCGAGCCTTACTTCTCCACCAAGGAAGAGGGGCAGGGAGTGGGCATCGGCCTCTATATGTCCAAAATAATCATAGAGAACAATATGGAAGGCCGGATATACACCAACAGGTGTGAAAAAGGAGCAAGCTTCACCATCGAATTAAAACAGTGGAAAATAGGCAAGGTTCCTCCCCTGACCAATTAA
- the rnr gene encoding ribonuclease R codes for MTDFKKELLKIFEKNDSPLPSGVIAKQMGIDKKIVKKIINELTRTGELIKLKSGRYAPAKEINLITGKIDFHPEGYAFLTPLSGGGSDYFVPAMKTGNALNGDIVAVSLEKFRGKTEARVVKIISRSMQKVVGRIEKSRYAVYCMPLDKKFLYDIFIPEVHAKGVEEGDIVIVELTVYPDKKRRPEGKVVRKLGTIDDKGIENEIVLAKYNLEREFPKRVMQEVEESAEKLKKNTGKRTDFTELFTVTIDGETARDFDDAISIEKTEKGYRLYVHIADVSHFVRPDTYLDKEALKRGTSTYFPEFAIPMLPEKLSNDLCSLRPDTKRLTMTAAMDFDSSGKRTGQKFYRSVIKSDKRLTYTYVFDVLEGREKTRSKDLNFLISTSAELAEKIMKRRSSEGMLDFDLPEPVFEFDENGDLKDVHPLERNIAHRLIENFMIEANEAVSEYLEQHAETSVYRVHDKPDRQKLEEYENMCSSFGIPVDFGDTIDTIAVREVCEKVNDSKYAHVLGGLLVRAMAKAVYSTANIGHFGLASESYTHFTSPIRRYPDLLVHRLLASVLFNDPYEIDSGRLEAFASMCSSSEQNSTQAERDIQKFKILKYLYEHFDEPFSAYISRVNANGMFVFLDKLMIQGYVHTSSLEGDYYAVSDDGNALVGKRKRNMFRVGDYVEVTPDRISYDMLEAEFVIAKG; via the coding sequence TTGACTGATTTTAAAAAAGAACTTCTTAAGATATTCGAGAAAAACGACAGCCCGCTCCCCTCAGGCGTTATAGCCAAGCAGATGGGGATCGATAAAAAAATTGTGAAAAAAATCATAAACGAACTCACACGTACAGGAGAACTGATCAAACTGAAATCCGGCAGATATGCCCCCGCAAAGGAAATAAACCTCATAACAGGAAAGATAGATTTTCACCCCGAAGGCTACGCCTTCCTTACCCCTCTCTCCGGCGGCGGGAGCGATTATTTTGTCCCCGCCATGAAAACCGGAAACGCCCTTAACGGAGATATTGTTGCCGTCAGTCTGGAAAAATTCCGCGGCAAAACCGAGGCAAGGGTTGTGAAAATAATCAGCCGCAGTATGCAGAAGGTGGTGGGGCGCATAGAAAAATCCCGCTATGCCGTTTACTGCATGCCTCTTGATAAGAAATTCCTGTACGACATCTTTATCCCCGAAGTCCACGCCAAAGGGGTCGAGGAAGGCGACATAGTCATAGTTGAGCTCACTGTTTACCCTGATAAAAAACGCCGCCCGGAAGGGAAAGTCGTCAGGAAACTCGGCACTATAGACGACAAAGGCATTGAGAACGAAATTGTTCTGGCCAAGTACAACCTTGAACGCGAATTTCCCAAACGGGTTATGCAGGAAGTTGAAGAGAGCGCAGAGAAGCTGAAAAAGAATACAGGCAAGCGCACCGATTTCACTGAGCTTTTCACAGTCACCATAGACGGCGAAACAGCAAGGGACTTTGACGACGCTATCTCCATAGAGAAGACTGAAAAAGGCTACAGGCTTTATGTACACATTGCTGACGTAAGCCACTTTGTACGCCCTGACACCTATCTGGACAAGGAAGCCCTGAAAAGGGGCACAAGCACATACTTCCCCGAATTTGCCATACCTATGCTGCCTGAAAAGCTCTCAAACGACCTTTGCAGCCTCCGCCCCGATACGAAGAGGCTCACCATGACCGCAGCCATGGATTTTGACAGCAGCGGCAAAAGGACAGGGCAGAAGTTTTACCGCTCCGTAATCAAAAGTGATAAAAGGCTGACCTACACATATGTTTTTGATGTTCTGGAAGGCAGAGAGAAGACCAGAAGCAAGGATCTTAACTTTCTCATATCCACCTCCGCCGAGCTTGCGGAAAAGATTATGAAACGCAGAAGCAGTGAAGGGATGCTGGATTTTGACCTGCCTGAACCCGTTTTTGAGTTTGATGAGAACGGGGATCTGAAAGATGTTCACCCCCTTGAGAGAAACATAGCCCACAGGCTTATAGAAAACTTTATGATAGAGGCCAATGAAGCCGTGTCCGAATACCTTGAGCAGCATGCGGAGACATCTGTTTACCGTGTGCATGACAAGCCGGACAGGCAGAAGCTTGAGGAGTATGAGAACATGTGCTCCTCTTTCGGCATACCGGTTGACTTCGGTGATACAATAGACACGATCGCCGTGCGCGAAGTATGTGAAAAGGTAAATGACTCAAAGTATGCCCATGTCCTCGGCGGGCTTCTCGTAAGGGCTATGGCAAAGGCGGTTTACTCCACCGCAAATATAGGGCACTTCGGCCTTGCATCCGAATCGTACACCCATTTCACAAGCCCCATACGCCGTTACCCCGACCTTCTGGTGCACAGGCTGCTGGCTTCTGTTCTGTTTAATGATCCTTATGAAATAGACAGCGGCAGGCTTGAAGCATTTGCCTCAATGTGCAGCAGTTCGGAGCAGAACTCGACTCAGGCGGAAAGGGACATACAGAAATTCAAGATTCTTAAATATCTTTACGAACACTTTGACGAGCCTTTCAGCGCATATATCAGCAGGGTCAACGCCAACGGAATGTTCGTATTCCTTGATAAGCTGATGATTCAGGGCTATGTCCATACCTCATCACTGGAGGGGGACTACTACGCCGTGAGTGACGACGGCAATGCTCTGGTAGGCAAAAGGAAAAGAAATATGTTCCGCGTGGGTGACTATGTGGAGGTAACTCCCGACCGCATAAGCTATGACATGCTTGAGGCGGAGTTTGTCATAGCCAAAGGTTAA
- a CDS encoding sigma-54-dependent transcriptional regulator — MKDRIRVLVIDDEENILWLFKEGLEDDKISVTTTDNPRDGEMMLSSGEISICFVDLFLGDSNGIALVREWSKIYSHVHFIIMTAQDTGSNVIESIKSGATDFFPKPFDLAELRAKILNLAGDHGETEETESAGYDFETKNRKMLEIYKLIGKISGANINVLICGESGTGKEVIAHMIHEMSNRSDKPFVPINMAAIPSDLMESELFGHSKGSFTGAVTDKKGKFEEANGGTIFLDEISEMDFSLQSKLLRVIQEKEINPVGSSRTVKLDTRIIAASNKNLEGLVENGKFREDLFYRLNVVSIELPPLRERKEDIPYLANHFLRKYKNIKNRVLKISGEALGAMAKYRWPGNIRELENIIQYAIVNTDTDEVTRQGLPQKIFSTAQEKDASCLSDELYKLASSIVESETLSESYNAFEEYMKIVEYPLMRAVLERTDGNKSVSAKLLGINRNTLRKKAKEHGFD; from the coding sequence ATGAAGGACAGAATCAGAGTTTTGGTAATCGATGACGAAGAAAATATTTTATGGCTCTTCAAGGAAGGGCTCGAAGACGATAAAATCAGCGTAACCACCACAGACAACCCCAGAGATGGCGAGATGATGCTTTCCTCCGGGGAGATCAGCATTTGCTTTGTGGATCTTTTCCTCGGCGACAGCAACGGCATAGCCCTTGTCAGGGAATGGTCTAAGATTTACAGCCATGTGCATTTCATAATAATGACCGCTCAGGACACGGGCTCCAATGTTATAGAAAGCATAAAATCAGGCGCAACGGACTTCTTCCCCAAGCCGTTTGACCTTGCGGAGCTGCGGGCGAAGATACTCAATCTGGCGGGTGATCACGGCGAGACAGAGGAAACCGAGAGCGCAGGCTACGATTTTGAAACAAAAAACCGTAAAATGCTTGAGATTTACAAGCTCATAGGGAAAATCTCCGGCGCAAACATAAACGTGCTTATCTGCGGCGAATCCGGCACAGGCAAGGAAGTTATCGCCCATATGATACATGAAATGAGCAATCGGAGCGACAAGCCCTTTGTGCCGATCAATATGGCGGCTATCCCCTCTGACCTCATGGAGAGCGAACTGTTCGGCCACTCCAAAGGTTCATTCACCGGCGCTGTCACCGATAAAAAAGGGAAGTTTGAGGAAGCAAACGGCGGAACAATCTTCCTTGATGAAATTTCTGAGATGGATTTTTCGCTTCAGTCCAAGCTGCTGCGCGTAATTCAGGAAAAAGAGATAAACCCTGTGGGTTCAAGCCGTACCGTCAAGCTTGATACAAGGATAATAGCCGCCTCAAACAAAAATCTGGAAGGGCTTGTCGAAAACGGTAAGTTCCGTGAAGACCTTTTCTACAGGCTGAATGTTGTTTCGATCGAACTGCCGCCGCTCAGAGAGAGGAAGGAGGATATTCCCTATCTCGCCAACCATTTCCTGAGAAAATACAAAAATATTAAGAACAGGGTGCTTAAAATAAGCGGCGAGGCGCTGGGCGCAATGGCCAAGTACCGCTGGCCGGGCAATATCAGGGAACTGGAAAACATTATCCAGTATGCCATTGTGAACACCGACACAGATGAAGTGACAAGGCAGGGCCTGCCCCAGAAAATTTTCAGCACAGCGCAGGAGAAGGACGCATCCTGCCTTTCGGATGAGCTCTACAAGCTGGCCTCCAGCATTGTGGAGTCGGAAACCCTCTCAGAGAGTTACAATGCCTTTGAGGAGTATATGAAAATTGTTGAATATCCCCTTATGCGCGCAGTTCTGGAAAGAACGGACGGCAATAAGTCTGTTTCGGCCAAGCTGCTGGGGATAAACAGAAACACATTGCGCAAAAAAGCTAAGGAACATGGATTTGACTGA
- a CDS encoding HD-GYP domain-containing protein: MKIERKLHISELRTGMTVTRTEKDGLHFPFFDKELTDTRPINVLKNSGISYIYILDEKEAEEDKEGELSDKLTEMMGNPLETSDYFLIDSSPAVSDIIQARAIFENMRNKTRELLGSVKSGGKVNSRTAGEITGELVEVSTYKPGIFTAMTHLKNQDDYSYSHSLNVAVISLALGKRLGKSADELKTICLCGLLHDVGMTRISDRIIKKPGKLTEDEYAEIKRHPEYGYKIITSSEGLPAETAAAALQHHEKSDGSGYPLGLPERQIGNITKIISIADVYDAITSQKSYNHERTPSEALKILFSWSGKHFNETLVKFFINTIGIYPVGTLVMLDSGEISIILEPNKKDLTRPKVLVVTNENREKLDKSHIFDLARYDLRTMKPLKTIVSSLNPKQHGINSEEELDRFAKRFRNAVREAL; encoded by the coding sequence ATGAAAATTGAACGTAAGCTGCATATTTCAGAACTCAGAACAGGGATGACTGTGACCCGCACAGAGAAGGACGGACTGCATTTCCCCTTCTTTGATAAAGAGCTTACGGACACACGCCCTATAAATGTTCTAAAAAACTCCGGTATCTCATACATTTACATCCTTGATGAAAAGGAAGCAGAAGAAGATAAAGAGGGCGAACTCTCTGACAAGCTCACCGAAATGATGGGCAATCCTCTTGAAACTTCCGACTATTTCCTCATAGACTCATCCCCAGCGGTAAGTGATATAATTCAGGCCCGTGCCATATTCGAAAACATGCGCAATAAGACACGGGAACTTCTGGGCTCAGTGAAAAGCGGCGGCAAAGTCAACTCACGCACGGCAGGGGAGATAACAGGCGAACTTGTGGAAGTAAGCACATACAAACCCGGCATATTCACAGCCATGACACATCTTAAAAATCAGGACGACTACAGCTACAGCCACTCACTCAACGTTGCGGTGATCTCACTTGCCCTCGGCAAGCGTCTGGGCAAATCAGCAGACGAACTGAAAACGATATGCCTCTGCGGGCTTCTCCATGACGTGGGCATGACCCGCATCAGTGACAGAATCATAAAAAAGCCCGGCAAACTCACTGAAGATGAATACGCGGAGATAAAGAGACACCCGGAGTACGGCTACAAAATTATCACATCAAGCGAAGGCCTGCCTGCGGAAACTGCCGCTGCGGCGCTCCAGCACCATGAGAAATCAGACGGAAGCGGCTACCCTCTGGGGCTGCCGGAAAGGCAGATCGGCAATATAACCAAAATTATCTCCATAGCGGATGTTTATGATGCCATCACCAGTCAAAAGTCATATAACCACGAAAGAACGCCGTCTGAGGCACTTAAGATACTTTTCAGCTGGTCGGGCAAACATTTCAATGAGACGCTAGTGAAGTTTTTCATCAACACCATAGGCATTTACCCTGTGGGAACCCTTGTTATGCTTGATTCAGGGGAGATAAGCATTATTCTGGAGCCCAATAAAAAGGATCTGACCCGTCCGAAGGTGCTTGTGGTAACTAATGAGAATAGAGAAAAACTCGATAAATCACATATATTTGATTTGGCGCGCTATGATCTCAGGACAATGAAGCCCCTTAAAACCATAGTATCATCCCTGAATCCGAAGCAGCATGGAATCAACAGCGAAGAGGAGCTTGACAGGTTTGCCAAACGGTTCCGCAATGCTGTCAGAGAAGCTCTGTAA
- the murI gene encoding glutamate racemase, which yields MAIGVFDSGIGGLTVFKSIAEHFPALDIYYLGDTARVPYGGKSRETIISYSLECAEYLVTKCGAEAIVIACNTASSYAVDIIADKFHVPVTGVVLPGAEQALRVSKKGKIGVIGTRATIRSGSYRAALETMSEIELDIYENACPLFVPIVEEMLTESPMAELAVKMYLDELSRKGIDTLVLGCTHYPLLKNAITKIYPQFNIVDSSEVIIEHLIRSGLNTKGSGIRKLFFTDESPALDTLRNELASGAPAEIISLT from the coding sequence ATGGCTATAGGCGTTTTTGACTCAGGAATCGGCGGACTCACAGTTTTTAAATCGATCGCGGAGCATTTTCCCGCGCTGGACATCTATTACCTCGGCGACACAGCCAGAGTCCCCTACGGCGGCAAGTCCCGCGAAACCATCATCAGCTACAGTCTGGAATGCGCTGAATACCTCGTAACTAAATGCGGGGCAGAAGCCATAGTGATAGCCTGCAACACTGCATCTTCCTATGCTGTTGATATAATCGCAGATAAGTTTCATGTCCCGGTTACAGGAGTTGTACTCCCCGGAGCCGAACAGGCGCTGCGTGTTTCCAAAAAAGGAAAAATAGGCGTGATAGGAACCAGAGCCACCATCCGCAGCGGGTCTTACCGCGCCGCGCTGGAAACCATGTCTGAAATCGAGCTTGATATATACGAAAACGCCTGCCCCCTGTTTGTGCCCATAGTGGAGGAGATGCTGACAGAAAGCCCCATGGCAGAGCTTGCTGTTAAGATGTATCTGGATGAGCTCAGCAGAAAGGGGATAGATACCCTTGTTCTGGGGTGTACCCACTACCCGCTGCTGAAAAATGCAATAACGAAAATCTACCCGCAGTTTAATATTGTGGATTCATCCGAGGTAATAATAGAGCACCTGATAAGAAGCGGCCTGAACACAAAAGGCAGCGGAATAAGAAAGCTTTTCTTCACCGATGAATCCCCTGCGCTGGACACACTGAGAAACGAACTGGCATCCGGTGCACCCGCCGAGATAATCAGCCTTACCTGA
- the fliQ gene encoding flagellar biosynthesis protein FliQ, giving the protein MTSDTVIALLSDALKMALLIASPMLIFGLTVGLVVSIFQSVTQIQEMTLSFIPKIVAVVVAVIVFAPWMLQKMVSYSAAIFGNLHMYIGK; this is encoded by the coding sequence ATGACTTCCGATACGGTTATTGCCCTTCTTTCAGATGCTCTCAAAATGGCGCTGCTTATTGCCTCGCCCATGCTGATTTTCGGCCTCACTGTTGGTCTGGTGGTGAGTATTTTCCAGTCAGTCACGCAGATTCAGGAGATGACACTTTCCTTCATTCCCAAAATTGTCGCGGTTGTTGTGGCTGTGATAGTTTTTGCTCCGTGGATGCTGCAGAAAATGGTGTCATACAGTGCCGCAATCTTCGGCAACCTGCATATGTATATAGGAAAGTAA